A portion of the Krasilnikovia cinnamomea genome contains these proteins:
- a CDS encoding WhiB family transcriptional regulator translates to MEAQVEGIDLLGDAPEWQERALCSQTDPEAFFPEKGGSTREAKRICGRCDVKAECLEYALGHDERFGIWGGLSERERRKLKRRVA, encoded by the coding sequence ATGGAAGCGCAGGTTGAAGGCATCGACCTGCTCGGGGACGCCCCCGAGTGGCAGGAGCGGGCCCTGTGTTCGCAGACCGACCCGGAGGCGTTCTTCCCCGAGAAGGGCGGCTCGACGCGGGAGGCCAAGCGGATCTGCGGCCGGTGCGACGTGAAGGCGGAATGTCTGGAGTACGCGCTCGGCCACGACGAGCGTTTCGGCATCTGGGGTGGACTGTCGGAGCGTGAACGTCGCAAGCTCAAGCGCCGGGTGGCCTGA
- a CDS encoding metallopeptidase family protein codes for MAEPGRAARSAGPGRPARRDRHGRGLRGRLVPATVPLARTKAEIFDDLVLDTVESLERRYAKELAGVEFAVEDVPPELNVYDSDVLEDGEVPLARLLPGRPGRQELPPRIVLYRRPLEFRAMDREDLADLVHDVIIEQVANLLGVDPDELT; via the coding sequence ATCGCCGAGCCGGGCCGGGCCGCGCGTTCCGCCGGGCCGGGGCGCCCCGCCCGACGTGACCGGCACGGGCGTGGCCTGCGCGGGCGGCTCGTCCCGGCGACCGTCCCGCTGGCCCGCACCAAGGCGGAGATCTTCGACGATCTGGTGCTGGACACGGTCGAGAGCCTGGAGCGGCGGTACGCGAAGGAGCTGGCCGGCGTCGAGTTCGCCGTCGAGGACGTGCCGCCGGAGCTGAACGTCTACGACTCGGACGTGCTGGAGGACGGCGAGGTGCCGCTCGCCCGGCTGCTGCCCGGCCGGCCGGGGCGGCAGGAGCTGCCGCCGCGCATCGTGCTCTACCGGCGGCCGCTGGAGTTCCGGGCGATGGATCGCGAGGACCTCGCCGATCTGGTGCATGACGTCATCATCGAGCAGGTCGCCAACCTGCTCGGTGTGGATCCCGACGAACTGACCTGA
- a CDS encoding DUF3499 domain-containing protein — protein MRSPRRCSRNGCPRQAVATLTYVYSDSTAVVGPLAAFAEPHTYDLCEPHARSLTAPRGWELVRHDGDFGPPPPTTDDLVALADAVREAARPAPPPRPEEHDNLPGHQTGRRGHLRVIPPTH, from the coding sequence GTGAGGTCCCCACGGCGCTGCTCCCGTAACGGCTGTCCCCGGCAGGCGGTCGCCACCCTGACCTACGTCTACAGCGATTCCACCGCCGTCGTCGGGCCTCTGGCAGCCTTCGCCGAGCCGCACACGTACGACCTCTGCGAGCCGCACGCGCGCAGCCTCACCGCGCCCCGCGGCTGGGAACTGGTACGCCACGACGGCGACTTCGGACCGCCCCCGCCCACCACCGACGACCTGGTCGCCCTCGCCGACGCGGTCCGCGAGGCCGCCCGCCCCGCGCCGCCCCCGCGCCCCGAGGAACACGACAACCTCCCCGGCCACCAGACCGGCCGCCGCGGCCACCTGCGAGTCATCCCCCCGACGCACTGA
- a CDS encoding polysaccharide deacetylase family protein, translating to MGFPNRRAFRTVAATLVIAAFAGCGTAMAADGTPLWTSPRAAQSETPASHAPSTVDSAPPAPATHGPTRPPAPGPGLPGADASGRQPPPGPLTGKMRLGGPAGSATSTGTASVALTFDDGPDPAQTPRLLDLLAKYDVKATFCLVGKNVAAHPGLVRRIAAEGHTLCNHTWRHSFTLGKQSPAAIRADLQRTNDAIRRAAPGAPIRFMRAPGGNFTPAFVSVAAELGMASIYWSADPRDWDHPAGESGAAHRARVTRAVQRHTGRGAIVLSHDYAEPDTIAVYRTLLPWLKSRFHLAAL from the coding sequence ATGGGTTTCCCAAACAGGCGCGCCTTCCGCACGGTCGCCGCGACGCTGGTCATCGCGGCCTTCGCCGGGTGCGGCACGGCCATGGCCGCCGACGGGACACCGCTGTGGACCTCGCCCCGGGCCGCACAGTCGGAAACCCCGGCATCCCACGCTCCGTCCACGGTGGACAGCGCGCCGCCCGCACCGGCTACGCACGGCCCGACCCGGCCGCCCGCGCCCGGACCGGGCCTGCCGGGCGCGGACGCGTCCGGCAGGCAGCCGCCGCCGGGGCCGCTCACGGGCAAGATGCGCCTCGGCGGCCCCGCGGGCAGCGCCACGAGCACCGGCACCGCATCGGTGGCGCTCACCTTCGACGACGGACCCGATCCGGCGCAGACGCCGAGGCTGCTGGACCTGCTGGCGAAATACGACGTCAAGGCCACCTTCTGCCTGGTCGGCAAGAACGTGGCGGCGCATCCCGGGCTGGTGCGGCGGATCGCCGCCGAGGGGCACACCCTGTGCAACCACACCTGGCGGCACAGCTTCACGCTGGGCAAGCAGAGCCCGGCGGCGATCCGCGCCGACCTGCAACGTACGAACGACGCGATCCGCCGGGCCGCCCCGGGCGCACCGATCCGCTTCATGCGGGCCCCCGGCGGCAACTTCACTCCGGCGTTCGTCTCCGTGGCCGCCGAGCTCGGCATGGCGTCGATCTACTGGTCGGCCGACCCGCGCGACTGGGACCATCCGGCGGGCGAGAGCGGCGCGGCGCACCGGGCCCGGGTGACGCGGGCGGTGCAGCGGCACACCGGGCGCGGTGCGATCGTGCTGTCCCACGACTACGCGGAGCCGGACACGATCGCGGTGTACCGAACCCTGCTCCCCTGGCTGAAGTCCCGCTTCCACCTGGCCGCGCTCTAG
- a CDS encoding polyamine ABC transporter substrate-binding protein — protein sequence MRRPQLMPEAAAVLAVHRSSRRTGLSRRALLGGAVAAGAALAGCGIEGTRQSEQSCPSTDLSATEHRLVFANWPQYIDVDDSDESRPTLEAFQRRSGIRVSYLEEINDNDQYFGKIQNQLAECRPTGRDLMVVTDWLVGRLVDLGWVQRLDLAAMPNVQRNLLTSLRGRAVDPSGTHAVPWQGGLAALAYNGRVTAEIRTVDELLTRPDLKGRVTLLSELRDTMGLLLQARGHDPGDFTEAQFDDALEVLRRSVESGQIRRFTGNDYAPDLKRGDVAACIGWSGDIIQLASDDPQIRFVAPDSGAMLYSDDMVVPNQAAHRANAQRLMDYYYDPTVAATVAAYVNYICPVEGAQAAMEKIDPELAANPLIFPTRALLARAREFMPLTQPESRLYNDKFQAVIGA from the coding sequence ATGCGCCGTCCTCAGCTGATGCCCGAGGCCGCCGCCGTCCTCGCGGTGCACCGGTCCTCCCGGCGGACGGGCCTGTCCCGGCGGGCGTTGCTCGGCGGGGCCGTCGCGGCGGGCGCCGCGCTGGCCGGTTGCGGCATCGAGGGCACCCGGCAGAGCGAACAGAGCTGCCCGAGTACGGACCTGTCCGCCACCGAACACCGCCTCGTCTTCGCGAACTGGCCGCAGTACATCGACGTGGACGACAGCGACGAGAGCCGCCCCACCCTGGAGGCGTTCCAGCGCAGGTCCGGAATCCGGGTCTCGTACCTGGAGGAGATCAACGACAACGATCAGTACTTCGGGAAGATCCAGAATCAGCTGGCGGAGTGCCGTCCCACCGGGCGCGACCTCATGGTGGTCACGGACTGGCTGGTCGGCCGCCTGGTCGACCTGGGCTGGGTGCAACGGCTCGACCTCGCCGCGATGCCGAACGTGCAACGCAACCTGCTGACCTCCCTGCGCGGCCGGGCCGTCGACCCCAGCGGCACCCACGCGGTGCCGTGGCAGGGCGGTCTGGCGGCGCTGGCCTACAACGGCCGGGTCACCGCGGAGATCCGTACGGTCGACGAGCTGCTCACCCGGCCCGACCTCAAGGGGCGGGTGACGCTGCTCAGCGAGCTGCGCGACACGATGGGGCTACTGCTGCAGGCGCGCGGCCACGATCCGGGCGACTTCACCGAGGCGCAGTTCGACGACGCGCTGGAGGTGCTGCGCCGTTCCGTCGAGTCCGGTCAGATCCGGCGGTTCACCGGCAACGACTACGCGCCCGACCTCAAGCGCGGCGACGTCGCCGCCTGCATCGGCTGGTCGGGCGACATCATCCAGCTCGCCAGTGACGATCCGCAGATCCGGTTCGTGGCCCCGGACTCCGGCGCCATGCTGTACTCCGACGACATGGTCGTGCCGAACCAGGCGGCGCACCGAGCCAACGCGCAGCGGCTCATGGACTATTACTACGATCCGACCGTGGCGGCGACCGTCGCCGCGTACGTGAATTACATCTGCCCGGTCGAGGGAGCGCAGGCCGCGATGGAGAAGATCGATCCGGAGCTGGCCGCGAACCCGCTGATCTTCCCCACCCGGGCACTGCTCGCCAGGGCCAGGGAGTTCATGCCGCTCACCCAGCCGGAGTCGCGGTTGTACAACGACAAGTTCCAGGCGGTGATCGGGGCTTGA
- a CDS encoding ABC transporter ATP-binding protein: MSTDLRLAGVTKRFGAVTAVDALDLTVPAGSFFALLGASGCGKTTTLRMVAGLEEPSAGRILLGDDDITGLRAYRRPVNTVFQSYALFPHLDVHENIAFGLRRRRQRDVRAQVERMLALVQLEGYGRRRPGELSGGQQQRVALARALVNNPRVLLLDEPLGALDLTLRRRMQIELKRIHTEVGMTFVHVTHDQEEAMTMADTVAVMNAGRIEQLGPPAQLYDLPATPFVATFLGQSNLLAGEQAGTVGDDVAVTAYGQRFTVPALRSRAAGTSVFLGVRPEKLHLALSADAVPEAHQRLTGVVTDSSYVGVSSQYLVRTGWGTELSAFAASTGEHRQVPLGAQVVAHWDPRHAFLLDRPPGEGDRTGAADVSLGVSA, encoded by the coding sequence TTGAGCACCGATCTGCGGCTCGCCGGGGTGACCAAGCGCTTCGGCGCGGTGACCGCCGTCGACGCGCTCGATCTGACCGTGCCCGCGGGCTCGTTCTTCGCGCTGCTCGGGGCGTCCGGCTGCGGGAAGACCACCACCCTGCGCATGGTCGCGGGGCTGGAGGAGCCCAGCGCCGGGCGGATCCTGCTCGGCGACGACGACATCACCGGGCTGCGGGCGTACCGGCGGCCGGTCAACACGGTGTTCCAGAGCTACGCGCTGTTCCCGCATCTGGACGTGCACGAGAACATCGCGTTCGGGCTGCGCCGACGGCGCCAGCGCGACGTGCGCGCCCAGGTCGAGCGGATGCTGGCCCTGGTGCAACTGGAGGGGTACGGCCGGCGCCGCCCCGGTGAGCTCTCCGGCGGGCAGCAGCAGCGGGTGGCGCTGGCCCGGGCGCTGGTCAACAATCCGCGGGTGCTACTGCTCGACGAGCCGCTCGGCGCACTGGACCTGACCCTGCGCCGCCGCATGCAGATCGAGCTCAAGCGCATCCACACCGAGGTGGGCATGACGTTCGTGCACGTCACCCACGACCAGGAGGAGGCCATGACGATGGCCGACACGGTCGCGGTGATGAACGCGGGCCGCATCGAGCAGCTCGGCCCGCCCGCGCAGCTGTACGACCTGCCCGCCACCCCGTTCGTGGCGACCTTCCTGGGACAGTCCAACCTGCTGGCGGGCGAGCAGGCCGGCACGGTGGGCGACGACGTCGCGGTCACGGCCTACGGTCAGCGCTTCACCGTGCCCGCGCTGCGCTCGCGGGCCGCCGGGACCTCGGTCTTTCTCGGGGTACGCCCGGAGAAGCTGCACCTGGCGCTGTCCGCCGACGCCGTGCCCGAGGCGCACCAGCGGCTCACCGGCGTGGTCACGGACAGCTCCTACGTCGGGGTGAGCAGCCAGTACCTGGTGCGTACCGGGTGGGGTACCGAGTTGAGCGCCTTCGCCGCCAGCACCGGCGAGCACCGGCAGGTGCCGCTGGGCGCGCAGGTGGTGGCGCACTGGGATCCCCGGCACGCGTTCCTGCTGGACCGCCCGCCGGGGGAGGGCGACCGGACGGGCGCGGCCGACGTGAGCCTGGGCGTGTCCGCGTGA
- a CDS encoding ABC transporter permease, with amino-acid sequence MTEAPARMRARRADRWGRLVPYLLILPAGLWLVLFFAVPAVELFATSLYDPAGSLVDGYAMTWAFGNYPAALAEYWPQLLRSLAYAGVATAASLLLGFPLAYAIALRAGRFRNVLLVAVVAPFFTSFLIRTLAWKAILSDNGALVDLLRDLHVLAPDGRLLATPFAVVAGLTYNVLPFMVLPLYASLERLDRRLLEAAADLYAGPVATFRAVTLPLAAPGIVAGTLLTFIPAAGDYINAQLLGTPGTAMAGNVIDSAFLVRLDYPQAAALSFVLMAMILVLVLAYLRRVGATAVEAL; translated from the coding sequence GTGACCGAGGCACCAGCCCGGATGCGTGCCCGCCGCGCCGACCGGTGGGGGCGGCTGGTGCCGTACCTGTTGATCCTGCCCGCCGGGTTGTGGCTGGTGCTGTTCTTCGCGGTGCCCGCCGTGGAGCTGTTCGCCACCAGCCTGTACGACCCGGCCGGTTCCCTGGTCGACGGGTACGCGATGACCTGGGCGTTCGGCAACTACCCGGCCGCGCTGGCCGAGTACTGGCCGCAGTTGCTGCGCTCGCTGGCGTACGCGGGCGTGGCGACCGCCGCGTCGCTGCTGCTCGGCTTCCCGCTGGCGTACGCGATCGCGCTGCGCGCCGGGCGCTTCCGCAACGTGCTGCTGGTCGCGGTCGTGGCGCCGTTCTTCACCAGCTTCCTGATCCGCACGCTGGCCTGGAAGGCGATCCTCTCCGACAACGGCGCCCTGGTGGATCTGCTGCGCGACCTGCACGTGCTGGCCCCCGACGGGCGCCTGCTGGCCACCCCGTTCGCGGTGGTGGCCGGGCTGACCTACAACGTCCTGCCGTTCATGGTGCTGCCCCTGTACGCCAGTCTGGAACGCCTCGACCGCCGCCTGCTGGAGGCCGCCGCCGACCTGTACGCGGGCCCGGTCGCGACGTTCCGGGCGGTGACGCTGCCGCTGGCCGCGCCCGGCATCGTGGCGGGCACGCTGCTCACCTTCATCCCGGCGGCGGGTGACTACATCAACGCCCAGTTGCTCGGGACGCCGGGGACCGCGATGGCGGGCAACGTGATCGACTCGGCGTTCCTGGTCCGGCTCGACTACCCGCAGGCGGCGGCGCTGTCGTTCGTGCTGATGGCGATGATCCTGGTGCTCGTGCTGGCGTACCTGCGCCGGGTCGGCGCGACCGCCGTGGAGGCGCTGTGA
- a CDS encoding ABC transporter permease, translating to MTRLGRWIADHLVLGLGLLVLAYLLLPIAVIVALSFYRPTSRLSYDFGTFTLDYWKNPCGAPGMCASLVRSVQIGFAATVLATVLGTLMAFALTRYRFRGRSATGALVFLPMATPEVVMGSSLLALFAAARVPLGFWTVVIAHVMFCVSFVVVTVRARLATLDPRLPEAAADLYAGPWAAFRRVILPLALPGIVAAALLAFSLSFDDFIVTNFTAGTTTTFPMYIWGAAQRGIPPQVNVIATVLFGVSLLAVLAATVRRQHR from the coding sequence GTGACCCGCCTCGGGAGGTGGATCGCCGATCACCTCGTGCTGGGGCTCGGGCTGCTGGTGCTGGCGTACCTGCTGCTGCCGATCGCGGTGATCGTCGCGCTGTCGTTCTACCGGCCCACGTCGCGGCTGTCGTACGACTTCGGGACGTTCACCCTGGACTACTGGAAGAACCCGTGCGGTGCCCCGGGCATGTGCGCGTCGCTGGTGCGCAGCGTGCAGATCGGCTTCGCGGCGACCGTACTGGCCACGGTGCTCGGTACGCTGATGGCGTTCGCGCTGACCCGCTACCGCTTCCGGGGCCGGTCCGCGACCGGCGCGCTGGTGTTCCTGCCGATGGCCACCCCCGAGGTGGTGATGGGTTCCTCGCTGCTGGCGTTGTTCGCCGCGGCGCGGGTGCCGCTCGGCTTCTGGACCGTGGTGATCGCGCACGTGATGTTCTGCGTGAGCTTCGTGGTGGTGACCGTCCGGGCCCGGCTGGCCACCCTGGACCCGCGCCTGCCCGAGGCCGCCGCCGACCTGTATGCGGGCCCGTGGGCGGCGTTCCGGCGGGTGATCCTCCCGCTGGCGCTGCCCGGCATCGTGGCGGCGGCCCTGCTGGCGTTCTCGCTGTCCTTCGACGACTTCATCGTCACGAACTTCACGGCGGGCACCACGACGACGTTCCCCATGTACATCTGGGGCGCGGCGCAGCGGGGCATCCCGCCGCAGGTCAACGTGATCGCGACGGTGCTGTTCGGGGTCTCGCTGCTGGCGGTGCTGGCGGCGACGGTGCGCCGCCAGCACCGCTGA
- a CDS encoding DUF3455 domain-containing protein produces MLSTRRSRVRAAAAVGMAAVVGAIGAVTFNASAQEVRGHSETNPDLAPPPGSTKIAEVHVQKGTQTYTCTGGVFTGTPSVPEARLVGQGGPFHHFAGPSWQSERDDSLVTATRIAAGPQVPGAIPELLLGVNSHTGNGILSPVTHIQRLNTSGGVAPTGACTDGEKASVPYKATYVFWAAP; encoded by the coding sequence ATGCTCAGCACCCGCAGGTCCCGCGTACGGGCGGCAGCCGCCGTCGGCATGGCGGCGGTCGTGGGCGCCATCGGCGCCGTGACGTTCAACGCCTCCGCGCAGGAGGTACGCGGCCACTCGGAGACCAACCCCGACCTCGCCCCGCCGCCGGGATCAACGAAGATCGCGGAGGTCCACGTGCAGAAGGGCACCCAGACCTACACCTGCACCGGTGGCGTGTTCACGGGCACCCCCTCCGTGCCGGAGGCGCGGCTGGTGGGCCAGGGCGGCCCGTTCCACCACTTCGCGGGCCCGAGCTGGCAGTCGGAGCGCGACGACTCCCTGGTCACGGCCACGCGGATCGCCGCCGGGCCGCAGGTGCCGGGCGCCATCCCGGAGCTGCTGCTGGGGGTCAACAGCCACACGGGCAACGGCATCCTCAGCCCGGTGACGCACATCCAGCGGCTGAACACCTCGGGCGGCGTCGCCCCGACCGGCGCCTGCACGGACGGCGAGAAGGCGTCCGTGCCCTACAAGGCCACGTACGTGTTCTGGGCCGCACCCTGA
- a CDS encoding DUF779 domain-containing protein produces MDDRVAVTPAAAELIRALRGQHGPLMFHQSGGCCDGSAPMCYPRGEFRTGDSDVLLQELRIEGVAEPVPFWMSAAQYAAWKHTNLTVDVVPGRGSGFSLEAPEGVRFLIRSRIRTA; encoded by the coding sequence ATGGACGACCGTGTCGCGGTGACCCCTGCGGCGGCGGAACTGATCCGCGCGCTGCGGGGGCAGCACGGGCCGCTGATGTTCCACCAGAGCGGCGGCTGCTGCGACGGCAGCGCACCGATGTGCTACCCGCGGGGCGAGTTCCGTACCGGCGACTCCGACGTGCTGCTGCAGGAGTTGCGCATCGAGGGCGTGGCCGAGCCGGTGCCGTTCTGGATGAGCGCGGCGCAGTACGCGGCGTGGAAACACACGAACCTCACCGTGGACGTGGTGCCGGGCCGCGGCAGCGGCTTCTCGCTGGAGGCACCGGAGGGGGTGCGGTTCCTGATCCGCAGCCGGATCCGTACGGCGTAG
- a CDS encoding aldehyde dehydrogenase family protein, with protein sequence MTVYSPPGTDGAIMSYASRYDHWIGGEYVPPAQGRYFTNPSPVTGQDFCEVARGTAEDVEKALDAAHAAAPAWGRTPPAERAAILNRIADRIEANLEKLAVAESWENGKPVRETLLADLPLTVDHFRYFAGAIRAQEGSLSEVDPDTVAYHFQEPLGVVAQIIPWNFPILMAAWKLAPALAAGNAVVLKPAEQTPVSIHYLMSLIADLLPPGVVNIVNGFGVEAGKPLASSSRVAKVAFTGETTTGRLIMQYASENIIPVTLELGGKSPNIFFDDVSAADDDFFDKAQEGFAMFALNQGEVCTCPSRALIQQGHYADFLAAGVKRVENMRQGNPLDTDTMVGAQASNDQLEKILSYLDIGRQEGAKVRTGGARAELGGDLAGGYYVQPTILEGSNTMRVFQEEIFGPVVAVTSFTDYADAITTANDTLYGLGAGVWTRDGTTAYRAGRAIQAGRVWTNCYHVYPAHAAFGGYKQSGIGRENHKMMLDHYQQTKNLLVSYSPKALGFF encoded by the coding sequence ATGACCGTCTACTCCCCACCCGGCACCGACGGCGCGATCATGAGTTACGCGTCCCGGTACGACCACTGGATCGGCGGCGAGTACGTGCCACCGGCCCAGGGCCGGTACTTCACCAACCCGTCGCCGGTCACTGGCCAGGACTTCTGCGAGGTGGCCCGCGGCACCGCCGAGGACGTGGAGAAGGCCCTGGACGCGGCGCACGCCGCCGCACCCGCGTGGGGCCGCACCCCGCCCGCGGAACGCGCCGCGATCCTCAACCGGATCGCCGACCGGATCGAGGCGAACCTCGAGAAGCTGGCCGTCGCCGAGAGTTGGGAGAACGGCAAACCGGTACGCGAGACGCTGCTGGCCGACCTGCCGCTGACGGTCGACCACTTCCGCTACTTCGCCGGTGCCATCCGCGCGCAGGAGGGCAGCCTCAGCGAGGTGGACCCCGACACGGTCGCGTACCACTTCCAGGAGCCGCTGGGCGTGGTCGCCCAGATCATCCCGTGGAACTTCCCGATCCTGATGGCCGCGTGGAAGCTGGCCCCGGCGCTGGCCGCGGGCAACGCGGTGGTGCTCAAGCCCGCCGAGCAGACCCCGGTGTCGATCCACTACCTGATGTCGCTGATCGCGGACCTGCTCCCGCCCGGCGTGGTGAACATCGTCAACGGCTTCGGCGTGGAGGCGGGCAAGCCGCTCGCCTCGTCGAGCCGGGTCGCCAAGGTCGCGTTCACCGGCGAGACCACCACCGGCCGCCTGATCATGCAGTACGCCAGCGAGAACATCATCCCGGTGACGCTGGAACTGGGCGGCAAGAGCCCGAACATCTTCTTCGACGACGTCAGCGCGGCCGACGACGACTTCTTCGACAAGGCGCAGGAGGGCTTCGCGATGTTCGCCCTCAACCAGGGCGAAGTCTGCACCTGCCCGTCGCGGGCGCTGATCCAGCAGGGCCACTACGCGGACTTCCTCGCCGCCGGGGTCAAGCGGGTGGAGAACATGCGCCAGGGCAACCCGCTGGACACCGACACCATGGTCGGCGCGCAGGCCTCCAACGACCAGCTGGAGAAGATCCTGTCCTACCTGGACATCGGTCGCCAGGAGGGGGCGAAGGTCCGCACCGGCGGCGCCCGCGCCGAGCTGGGCGGCGACCTGGCGGGCGGATACTACGTGCAGCCCACGATCCTGGAAGGCAGCAACACGATGCGGGTCTTCCAGGAGGAGATCTTCGGCCCCGTGGTGGCGGTGACCTCCTTCACCGACTACGCCGACGCGATCACCACCGCCAACGACACCCTGTACGGCCTCGGCGCGGGCGTCTGGACCCGGGACGGCACGACCGCGTACCGGGCCGGGCGGGCGATCCAGGCGGGCCGGGTGTGGACGAACTGCTACCACGTGTACCCGGCGCACGCCGCGTTCGGCGGGTACAAGCAGTCCGGCATCGGCCGGGAGAACCACAAGATGATGCTGGATCACTACCAGCAGACCAAGAACCTGCTGGTCAGCTACTCGCCCAAGGCCCTGGGCTTCTTCTGA
- a CDS encoding helix-turn-helix domain-containing protein has product MSNPWLALHAGADPAARITEVGRAYERFVAGDANPPLPVRPVVVESWRRSAGARFDPEGTAPIELGDDELEAYRAAHPLACVLPIFRDLLGGLADDGDHIVAVCDAHGRLLWVEGTPAVLDGAARMNFVPGARWDEASAGTNAPGTALAVDHPLQIFATEHFCRPVQDWTCAAAPIHDPATGRPLGAIDVTGGDRLANPHSLALVRATALAAEAYLRTQRPAAPGAAAVTALGRDEAVLTVAGRRIRLGRRHSELLVLLLTHPQGRTGEQLGIDLYPDDPNPVTIRAELSRLRRILGPELLGSRPYRLRSDVDADFRTVPRLLEQGLVADALAAYAGPLLPGSEAPGVVRVRRLVEEQLRAAVLARADRSLLQTWVRSPWGADDLQMWEAYAATLPVGAPARPWAVSRIAHLTAEYGLRAPGSAATSMQRHRL; this is encoded by the coding sequence ATGTCGAACCCGTGGCTCGCCCTGCACGCGGGCGCCGACCCCGCCGCCCGCATCACCGAGGTCGGCCGCGCGTACGAGCGGTTCGTGGCCGGGGACGCCAACCCCCCACTGCCGGTACGCCCGGTCGTCGTGGAGTCGTGGCGGCGCTCCGCGGGCGCCCGGTTCGACCCCGAGGGCACCGCGCCGATCGAGCTCGGCGACGACGAGCTGGAGGCGTACCGGGCGGCCCACCCGCTGGCCTGCGTGCTGCCGATCTTCCGGGACCTGCTGGGCGGGCTCGCCGACGACGGCGACCACATCGTCGCCGTGTGCGACGCGCACGGACGGCTGCTGTGGGTCGAGGGCACCCCGGCCGTGCTGGACGGCGCCGCCCGGATGAACTTCGTGCCCGGCGCCCGGTGGGACGAGGCCAGCGCGGGCACCAACGCGCCGGGCACCGCGCTCGCGGTCGACCACCCCCTGCAGATCTTCGCCACCGAGCACTTCTGCCGCCCCGTCCAGGACTGGACGTGCGCCGCCGCCCCGATCCACGACCCGGCCACCGGGCGGCCGCTCGGCGCGATCGACGTGACCGGCGGGGACCGCCTGGCCAACCCGCACAGTCTCGCCCTGGTCCGGGCCACGGCGCTGGCCGCCGAGGCGTACCTGCGTACCCAGCGCCCGGCCGCGCCGGGTGCGGCGGCGGTGACCGCGCTGGGCCGCGACGAGGCGGTGCTGACCGTCGCGGGACGCCGGATCCGGCTCGGGCGCCGCCACTCCGAACTGCTCGTCCTGCTGCTCACCCACCCGCAGGGCCGCACCGGCGAGCAGCTCGGCATCGACCTGTACCCGGACGACCCCAACCCGGTGACGATCCGGGCCGAACTGTCCCGGCTACGGCGCATTCTGGGGCCCGAGTTGCTGGGCTCGCGGCCGTACCGGCTGCGCTCCGACGTGGACGCCGACTTCCGCACCGTGCCACGCCTGCTGGAACAGGGGCTGGTGGCCGACGCCCTCGCCGCGTACGCCGGTCCCCTGCTGCCCGGCTCGGAGGCGCCCGGGGTGGTCCGGGTGCGCCGCCTCGTCGAGGAGCAACTGCGCGCGGCCGTGCTGGCCCGCGCCGACCGGAGCCTCCTGCAGACCTGGGTCCGCTCGCCGTGGGGCGCCGACGACCTGCAGATGTGGGAGGCGTACGCGGCCACGCTGCCGGTGGGCGCACCCGCCCGCCCGTGGGCGGTCAGCCGGATCGCCCACCTCACCGCCGAGTACGGCCTGCGCGCCCCGGGCAGCGCCGCAACGTCGATGCAACGTCACCGGCTCTAG